A genomic region of Bacteroidota bacterium contains the following coding sequences:
- a CDS encoding Gfo/Idh/MocA family oxidoreductase — translation MESKKSSRRLFLKQAAAFSALAALPTILTRTASGMTLPTTKLASASERVNLACCGIGNRAAEDINAMYNTGLVNIVALCDVDMGAPQTLEILKKFPNVPRFQDFRKMFDKMSNQIDAVCVAVPDFSHFPITMLAMNLGKHVYCEKPLARTFNEIELMMKAEKKYKVAAQMGNQGHSEANYFQFKAWTEAGIIKDVTAITAHMNSARRWHGWNTHITKFPDAQPIPSTLDWDTWLMTAKYHDYNKDYINGQWRCWFDFGMGALGDWGAHILDTAHEFLHLGLPFEVNPLKLDGHNDFFYPQASTLLFRFPKRENMPPVDVTWYDGINNIPSVPKGYGVSELDPNIPPTSTGKIQPAKLNPGKIIYSKNLIFKGGTHGSTLSIIPPEKAKEMESKLPVVPKSPSNHYQNFLKACKGEEKCRSSFAISGPLSQVFTLGVMAQHLNTKIMFDRKTKQITNNKLANSLLVGPPPRKGWEEFYKM, via the coding sequence ATGGAGTCCAAAAAATCATCGCGTCGTCTGTTTTTAAAACAGGCCGCCGCATTTTCTGCCTTAGCGGCACTTCCAACAATATTGACAAGAACGGCATCCGGGATGACGCTTCCTACGACAAAGTTGGCCAGTGCAAGCGAACGTGTTAATCTTGCATGTTGTGGTATCGGCAATCGTGCTGCTGAAGATATCAATGCAATGTATAATACAGGATTAGTAAACATCGTAGCCCTTTGTGATGTGGATATGGGAGCCCCACAAACATTGGAAATTCTTAAGAAATTTCCCAATGTACCGCGTTTCCAGGATTTTAGGAAGATGTTCGATAAAATGAGCAATCAAATCGATGCCGTGTGCGTTGCCGTTCCGGATTTCTCTCATTTTCCGATCACTATGTTGGCCATGAATCTGGGTAAACATGTATATTGTGAGAAACCTTTAGCCCGGACTTTCAATGAAATTGAACTGATGATGAAAGCCGAGAAGAAATACAAGGTAGCTGCTCAAATGGGTAACCAGGGACATTCAGAAGCCAATTATTTCCAGTTTAAAGCATGGACAGAAGCCGGTATCATCAAAGATGTCACCGCTATAACCGCTCACATGAATTCAGCCCGTCGTTGGCACGGATGGAATACCCACATTACAAAATTCCCTGACGCACAACCCATCCCTTCTACACTCGACTGGGATACATGGCTGATGACAGCTAAGTATCATGACTACAACAAAGATTATATAAACGGACAATGGCGCTGCTGGTTTGATTTCGGTATGGGCGCATTGGGTGACTGGGGTGCTCACATTCTCGATACAGCTCATGAGTTCCTGCATCTTGGATTGCCTTTTGAAGTTAATCCTTTAAAACTTGACGGACATAATGACTTTTTCTATCCCCAGGCTTCTACATTATTGTTCAGATTTCCTAAACGGGAAAACATGCCCCCGGTTGACGTAACCTGGTATGACGGAATCAATAATATTCCTTCTGTTCCAAAAGGTTATGGAGTATCCGAACTTGACCCGAACATTCCGCCTACAAGTACCGGAAAAATCCAACCAGCCAAGCTTAATCCCGGCAAGATCATCTACAGCAAAAATCTGATCTTTAAGGGAGGTACACACGGAAGTACCCTTTCTATTATTCCCCCTGAAAAAGCTAAGGAAATGGAATCCAAACTGCCGGTAGTTCCAAAAAGTCCTTCTAACCATTATCAGAACTTCCTCAAAGCATGTAAAGGAGAAGAAAAATGCCGTTCCTCTTTTGCAATTTCAGGTCCCTTAAGCCAGGTATTTACTTTGGGTGTAATGGCTCAACATTTAAATACCAAAATAATGTTCGACAGAAAGACGAAACAAATCACCAACAATAAATTGGCAAATAGCTTGTTGGTAGGACCTCCCCCACGCAAAGGATGGGAAGAATTTTATAAAATGTAA
- a CDS encoding sugar phosphate isomerase/epimerase, translated as MKKNLIFLLLALMMVFTVKAQTPKRPGPQPAPETNEKFKIGIAGFSFAKVGSLDKSLETMQKINVHYLCIKDFHLPLNSTDEQIAAFKEKLKAKDITGYAVGPIYMKTEAEVDHAFEYAKKAGVKLIVGVPNYELLPYVDKKVKEYNFNFAIHLHGPDIKIYQDADDVWNHVKNLDPRIGMCLDIGHDTRNGKDPVADLKKYQSRVFEVHLKDVTGNTRLGYSLEVGRGIINFPAFVKMLRKVGYSGVVSLENEINMNDPYMDIAESIGYFRGIIVATRK; from the coding sequence ATGAAAAAAAATTTAATTTTTCTCTTATTGGCATTAATGATGGTTTTCACTGTCAAAGCCCAGACACCAAAGCGCCCGGGACCACAGCCAGCCCCTGAAACCAATGAAAAGTTCAAAATAGGAATTGCCGGATTTTCTTTCGCAAAGGTGGGCAGTTTGGACAAATCATTGGAAACCATGCAAAAAATAAATGTCCATTATTTATGTATTAAAGATTTCCACTTGCCGCTCAACAGCACAGACGAACAAATTGCAGCTTTTAAAGAAAAATTGAAAGCAAAAGACATAACAGGTTATGCTGTTGGTCCTATTTACATGAAAACGGAAGCTGAAGTCGATCATGCATTTGAATATGCAAAAAAAGCTGGCGTAAAATTGATTGTAGGTGTACCTAACTATGAACTTTTACCTTATGTGGATAAAAAAGTTAAGGAGTACAATTTTAATTTCGCCATTCACCTTCATGGACCAGACATAAAAATATATCAGGATGCTGATGATGTATGGAATCATGTTAAAAATCTTGATCCTCGTATCGGCATGTGCCTGGATATAGGTCATGATACCCGAAATGGTAAGGATCCTGTGGCTGACCTGAAAAAATATCAATCCAGAGTATTTGAAGTTCATTTAAAAGATGTGACAGGAAATACCAGGCTTGGATATTCTCTTGAAGTGGGCCGAGGAATCATTAATTTTCCTGCATTTGTAAAAATGTTAAGAAAAGTTGGATATTCGGGCGTAGTCAGCCTGGAAAATGAAATCAATATGAATGATCCTTATATGGATATTGCAGAATCTATTGGTTATTTCAGAGGCATAATCGTTGCTACAAGAAAGTAG